The following is a genomic window from Crossiella equi.
TGCCGCCGCTGCTGCTGCGCGTGGGCACCGTGCTCGGCGCGGGCCAGCTCCAGTCCGCGCGGCACGTGCTGCTGCCCGCCGCACTGCCCGGCTACCTGGCCGGGCTCAAGCAGGGCTGGGCGTTCTCCTGGCGGTCGCTGATGGCCGCGGAGATCATCGCGCGCTCGCCGGACCTGGGCATCGGGCTCGGGCAGATGCTGGAGGAGGGCCGCCAGCTCACCGACATGTCCCTGGTCATCGCGGCGATCCTGCTGATCCTGCTGGTGGGTGTGGGCGTGGAGCTGCTGGTGTTCCGCCCGCTGGAGCGCCGGGTGCTGCGGGCCCGGGGTCTGGCGGCGGCGCTGTGAGCGTTCCCCTGGTGGCGGTCGCCCACGGCAGCCGGGACCCGCGGTCGGCCGCGACCGTGCACGAGCTCAGCACCGTGGTCCGGGCGCTGCGGCCCGGCCTGGACGTGCGGGTGGCCTTCCTCGACCTGTCCGCGCCCCGGCTCGGCGACGTGCTCACCGGCCTGTACGCGGAGGGGCACCGCGACGTCGTGGTGGCGCCGCTGCTGCTGGGCCGCGCCTACCACGCCCGCGTGGACGTGCCGGGCGCGGTCGCGGAGGCCGTCACCCGGCTGCCGAACCTGTTCGTGCGCATCGCGGATGTGCTCGGGCCGGACCCGCGCCTGGAGTCCGCCGCGCTGCGCAGGCTCGCGCAAGCCGGTGTGCGGCCAGGGGATCCGGAGCTCGGTGTGGTGCTGGCCGGTGCGGGCTCCTCGCACGCCCCGGCCAACGCCGCCGTGCACGGGCTGGCCCGGCGCTGGGCGCTGGGCGCGGGCTGGGCCGGGGTGCGCCCCGCGTTCGCCGCGAGCACCCAGCCGGACGTCCCGGCGGCGGTGCGTGAGCTGAAAGCCCTGGGCGCCAAGCGTCTCGCGCTCGCCTCGTGGTTCCTGGCGCCCGGTCTGCTGCCGGACCGGGTGGTCGCCGCGGCCCAGGCCTCGGGACTGGACACACTGGTGGCACACCCGCTCGGGGACGACCCCGAAGTGGCCGAGCTGGTCCTGCACCGCTACGCCGAG
Proteins encoded in this region:
- a CDS encoding sirohydrochlorin chelatase codes for the protein MAVAHGSRDPRSAATVHELSTVVRALRPGLDVRVAFLDLSAPRLGDVLTGLYAEGHRDVVVAPLLLGRAYHARVDVPGAVAEAVTRLPNLFVRIADVLGPDPRLESAALRRLAQAGVRPGDPELGVVLAGAGSSHAPANAAVHGLARRWALGAGWAGVRPAFAASTQPDVPAAVRELKALGAKRLALASWFLAPGLLPDRVVAAAQASGLDTLVAHPLGDDPEVAELVLHRYAEACAAERRNITTLVG